The Anastrepha obliqua isolate idAnaObli1 chromosome 5, idAnaObli1_1.0, whole genome shotgun sequence DNA window TCGGCTCATTTGAAAAGCGTAAGCAACACAATGTGTCTCGCCGCAATTCCAGGAGCTTTTTAAATAGCATTCTTTGAAATCCTATGTCATCATTCAACCAATAAAATTTCAATCGCTTCAATGTTGGCAATGTCAAAATCGTCGTTAACATAACACTATCCGAAATTGCGGTCAAATGCAGTCTCTGCACCGACTGAAGATGTAAGCACATTCTCTGAATCGTATGTGCATGCTGCAACTTCTTGCAGCCCACGAAATTCAACTCCTTCAGCGGCAGCTCGCGGCAAATATATAACATGGATTCACGCCGAAATCTATCACAATTCTGCACACTCAGTGACATCAAATTACGCAGCAGGTGAATGTTTTTACCAAAAAGCCATCGGGAGCCCGGATCTAATAATCTTAGTTTGCGCAGTTGCGGACAATATCGCGCCAATTCACGCACCGTATATTCGTCGAGGTATTTGCCCTGTACCTCAAAGTCGTGTAGGTGCGCAAAATGCACCAAATGGCGACAAAGTGCAACATTAATGGGGCTTTTGATAGCCCGCATTAGGTTTTCCCGCTTAACAGGGCATTGTTGTGAGACAGGGGCGATAATCACAGTATTGAATTTCATGCGGTGCACATACGGACCGATTAGCATGCAAAAATCCCACAGTTCTTTGTCATCCAATCCATATGTACATTTGAAATGTTGAAATGAGAAGTGCAGATTGGCATAACGCCGTTGCCAAATGCAGACGATGGCTTTGCAAAAATAATCGCATACCTTGGTTAAGGCGATTTGGCTCTTCAGGCTGCATAGCTCAAAGATGGAACGCAGGCAATAGATGTTCAGACTTGCAATGCTGGGTGAATTGGGATCGCGTTGCACACAGGAAAGAGATGTGGGTGGTGTGTTATATATACGTAGGTTAGGATAGTTGCGAAACGGCACACATGTGGCTAGATTTAGGAAGCTGTAAAAACAGaaacatttaaatgaaaaagtgaATTTGGATTTTGTaggtgatgctttccatttcaattcaaccggactattcgggtcatgttcttcgatttcgatgtaactcaaatatgttgctctctggtcaaaataatgagacacgtatttttttgttcgcccgaaaaaattttttttcaagagttatcggtaattttgttttttgactcaaactcgattttttttaattatattagaaaacaaatttttaaatgcccataacttagtcaaaaatgaaccgattttaataattctggtttcaaaatgatcgtaattacttacacgagcgacttcatgtagaaaaaattgcaaaaaagtagttaaaatttttttatttagcaaaaaagaaaaaaaattgaaatttttttgaaattcaatatttcaaaaagtgtatttttgatttttttataactttttccaaatcaaaagaacatctcaaactttaattaagctgaatgcccagtagctaaaatgagttgtttttgagtaatgaatttttgagtaaaaaccctgtttcgcactttttgttttttgcaaaataaaaaattttcaacttcttttttgcaattgtttctacatgaagtcgctcgtgtaagtaattacgattattttgaactcagaatcattcaaatcggcttatttttgactaagttatgagcatttaaaaaaaaatttcttatattattaaaaaaaatcgattttgagccgaaaaacaaaattgccgataactcttgaaaaaaaattttttcgggcgaacaaaaaaatacgtgcctcattattttgaccagagagcaacatatttgagttacatcgaaatcgaagaacatgacccgaatagcccggttgaattgaaatggaaagcatcaggtatctattataaaatcaaaaaaactatACTTTAATCCTTGAACCCGGAATTGAGCATTAAAAGGCTTTGCCACTTGTAATGAAAGTAATACGAGTTTACGTCCGGTGCCCTCCattcaaataaagggttttccaataacaggtgttacaggtgaatggattgcgctaacgagagatgattaacgattttttatggccggaattggatagtattgatctggacaacttttattttcaacaagacggcgctacgtgccatacaagcaacaaaactattgatacagggtggctgatgaaagccgctaccaaaaaaaaattgaataactttttttctttttaagttatctgttccatttttgttttaatttacagattgatctttaaaatttattaaaatggataactgggacacgcaaacaagaatttggatagtccgccgctttcacgcactggagtccgtagttttggtacagagagagtacaggcggatgtttggcggcgatcccccgagcagatggaccataatgagactggtgaataattttgctgagcaaggaacagtcatagatgactagatgtgaaactctttttctcgtgagagcgctgaaaaatgtgcattttttataacattttccaatattgccacaccggtagaaatatgaattgggtatttttgaaccaaaggtctggaatttttaagtttccacaccaccattgaggttagtatttagtgtgcggttgcccaatagccttatatcactcgtaaacacctacatatactacaaataagcacaatccgtatgaaatatgtacataaataagccaaaaatttaaaaatttatatgtaaatgaaattatttaaaactgaaatacaaaagtaatttaataataataaagtaatgaacgcgaaaaacataagttataattaaaaacatgacttattgcgatttttgttagtttttgtggtcatttctccattaagcaaaaaggaactgttttcgtcagttatttttggtgcgtttcttctggcagcctgccatttcgcctatcagctgctcaaaatcccataatgtgtgagtgctgccaagttttgaaacgtcctcatgggcgcgctctctctcaaaatgaataagtttcacatctagttatctatggaacagtcgcaagaaggccttatcatcgaaacccaccagttcggacggaggaaacgatcgctgctgtagctgcagctatacaaagcaatccaagggtttcaacaagaagtttatctgctcaacttggagtcagccgacagtctttgcaaacaataatgcacaaagatttagacttatttccctacaaaattcaaatggttaacaaactgaatgcagcagacttgccgattcgcttggaattttgccagaagatcctgcaaatggtggaagaagaccaaaacatgttaaaccgccttttcatgtctgatgaggcccatttcgatttaaacggcaatgtgaacaaacaaaattgtcgaatatggagtacttctaacccacagatactccacgagacggaattgcatcctcttcgcgtgacagtgtggtgtgcggtttcttcacgctgtattgtcgggccttatttttttgaagaaaatggtcacaccgttacggttactggagaccgttatttgaaaatgctgaaagaatttttctatccagaactacgccgaaagagaattcctttcaactctgtgtggtttcaacaagatggggcaacgtctcacatagcccagactgttatgacagagttgcgacgaaaatttcccaataaactgatttcaagaaactccaaatttcgttggccccccaggtcgcctgaccttactgcacctgactttttcttgtggggtttatgtaaacaagaagtttataaaacaaagccaacaaatttggatgaactaaaacaatccattcgggcaacaattgcggctattcctgtcgcaactctcaaagcagcaatgaacaactttttactaagatgccgcacttgtgtcaacgagcatggggggcatttaaattcaattatttttaaaactagttaagctacatttaataaaatttaatgaccttcaacttgaaaaaaaaataaatgaattccatacactaaaaaaaaaagttatttgagtttcttaatgtagcaaaattcatcagccaccctgtattttactggaaaagtttccggaccgtgttatcgcTCGAAAGGGTGAagacaattggccaccgagatcttgtcatttaacaccttgtgacttttttctttggcgccacgtgaaagagaaggtctacgccaacagcccagggtaaATTCAAGATttcaaagatgaaattcgtgaggctatcgaggacatagggcagccactttgcaattcggttatgaaaaatttcatgaaaaggatattgtcctgtaagcgtggtcgtggttgcctgatgttattttccactattaacggcataccttcctctttataatgaaataaatatccgattatttatattatattaaaaaatatcatttttctttgaatatcaaaataacacctcttctaaaaaaaaagctattagtTAGATTTGGTTACGACGGATGCCGCCCTATATGATTGCATGGTGCAGAAACgtatgtacaaggtgaagtccaaaataaaccagactgacgtcataaaaatatttttgctggcgccgtctttttaatgagttagtgcattGAAAGTTACATCTATAGCTGATTTCTACTGAaagtttggtgacattcggttcagtggaagcgaagttattgcgtctaaagtgtcagtatgtttgtataATCGGTACAAAAACGAGTTTCGAACAAatagctaatatcaaattttgttttaaaatccgtaaaacgtttaccgaaacatttgaattgatgaaaaaagtttatggcgatgattgtctatctcgtgccagagttcatgagtggtttacacgtttcaaagatggttgtgaggacataaatgacaaagaacatacgggccgcccaaaatcagtaatcaccgacaactccatcgaaattgttcgtaaaattatcaaaaatgagcGGAAATCATTGTTAAAATTCATGGactcggagttgaatatctccaaaacatcgatttatcacattttaactgatcatttgggctacattccgcacaagttaaccgaggaccaaaaattgctcagaattcaacattcgagacctcattaaagaggccagaaaaaattgaaacttcCTTTACACCATTATAACTTGTGATGATTTTTGGTGCTGCCAACATGAACCGGAAACTAAGCATCAAAGTGCCGAGTGTAAAGCCCCAGACGAGGCACCAACCAAAAAATggcatttggagaagtcaaaaaccaAGTCGATACTCATTTGTTTtgacgattccaagggaattgttcacaaggagttcgtgccaacgggccaaatcgtcaatgcaattttctatcttggcgttttgaagcgtttgttgcatcgcattcgacGAATT harbors:
- the LOC129248658 gene encoding uncharacterized protein LOC129248658 — translated: MGKIWRTVTIFGLPIRLSRHKLRILFERQGLQGWQVEDLIPLEECLVATIGCETRETYESFLNLATCVPFRNYPNLRIYNTPPTSLSCVQRDPNSPSIASLNIYCLRSIFELCSLKSQIALTKVCDYFCKAIVCIWQRRYANLHFSFQHFKCTYGLDDKELWDFCMLIGPYVHRMKFNTVIIAPVSQQCPVKRENLMRAIKSPINVALCRHLVHFAHLHDFEVQGKYLDEYTVRELARYCPQLRKLRLLDPGSRWLFGKNIHLLRNLMSLSVQNCDRFRRESMLYICRELPLKELNFVGCKKLQHAHTIQRMCLHLQSVQRLHLTAISDSVMLTTILTLPTLKRLKFYWLNDDIGFQRMLFKKLLELRRDTLCCLRFSNEPILLEYASQTNWPKERYASLREFVTVNALPWKWKECFAEWLQLLCGSTSLKAITCEYCRVFSSKQILQTPNFCKRLKVIRLIGCRELADERLLQSWSRKRRFGCQLLIEGDLPWTIVQRMRNEITLRHKKFEPQPITRCIECHFK